The following coding sequences are from one Humulus lupulus chromosome X, drHumLupu1.1, whole genome shotgun sequence window:
- the LOC133806241 gene encoding uncharacterized protein LOC133806241 — protein sequence MDLGEDYIVWLVMENIPSQFDSIRSSYNAQKEQWTVGEMSAILAKEEEDMRKGRARSISMVTNPNNPHKRKFTSNNSSDQKHPKKKANHPKGNGQASSSSTGHKNEFFKGKCNFCQCFGHKKADCRKLKAHLEKKGSDKPKKTE from the exons atggaccttggtgaggattacatAGTGTGGTTAGTGATGGAGAACATTCCATCTCAGTTTGATTcaatcagatcaagctacaatgctcagaaggagcaatggactgttggggagatgtctgctattcttgccaaggaagaggaggacatgagaaaaggtagggcaagaagtatctccatggtgacgaacccaaacaatcctcacaagagaaagttcacttCCAACAACTCTAGTGACCAAAAGCATCCTAAGAAGAAAGCCAACCATCCTAAAGGAAATGGGCAAGCTAGCTCATCTTCAActggtcataagaatgagtttttcaaagggaagtgCAACTTTTGTCAATGCTTTGGGCATAAGAAAGCTGATTGTCGAAAGCTCAAAGCTCACTTAGAGAAGAAAG gcagtgaCAAACCGAAGAAGACCGAGTAG